ACATCACTGCAGAAGAAATCATGCAGCTTAGCCCGGACGGTGTGATGCTGTCCAATGGACCTGGAGATCCAAAAGACGTACCTGAAGCCATCACGATGATTCAAGGCCTGCTTGGAAAAATACCAGTCTTCGGCATCTGCCTTGGACACCAGCTTTTTGCCCTTGCATGTGGAGCGGACACGGAGAAAATGAAATTCGGTCATCGAGGATCCAATCACCCGGTGAAAGATTTGAAAACAGGAAAAGTGGCACTAACTTCCCAAAACCATGGCTACACCGTGACCGAAGAGTCATTAGGGAATACAAGACTCGAAGTAACGCATATCGCATTAAACGACAGTACGGTAGAAGGTGTCAAACATAAAGATTATCCAGTATTCACGGTCCAATACCACCCGGAAGCAAGTCCAGGACCAGAAGATGCAAACTACTTATTTGATCAATTCATGGAACTTATCAAGGAAGCGAAAAAGGAGGAACTTGTATGCCAAAACGTCTAGACATCCAATCCATCTTAGTAATCGGGTCCGGTCCAATCGTGATCGGCCAGGCAGCAGAATTTGATTATGCAGGTACGCAAGCGTGTATTGCACTTCGAGAAGAAGGGTACCGCGTTATATTAGTAAACTCCAATCCTGCAACCATCATGACAGACCAAGAGATGGCGGACAAGGTATACATGGAGCCATTAACCGTAGAATTTGTGAGTAGAATCATTCGTAAGGAACGACCTGATGCCATCCTTCCAACTCTTGGTGGTCAAACAGGTTTGAACCTTGCTGTGGAATTGGCGGAAGCAGGTGTATTAGAAGAATGTAACGTTCAGATTCTTGGTACTAAGTTATCTGCCATCCAAAAAGCAGAGGACCGCGACCTGTTCCGCACCTTGATGAATGAGTTGGGAGAACCTGTCCCACAAAGTGAAATTATTACAAATCTTGAAGAAGCTTTTGAGTTTATAAAAGAAGTAGGATACCCGGTAATCGTAAGACCTGCTTATACGCTTGGCGGTACAGGCGGAGGAATTTGTTCGGATGAAGAAGAATTGATTGAGATTGTGACTAGCGGTCTGAAAAATAGTCCGGTAACACAATGTCTACTCGAAAAAAGCATCGCAGGATTTAAGGAAATTGAATACGAAGTGATGCGTGACAGTAATGACAATGCAATTGTGGTCTGCAACATGGAGAACATCGACCCGGTTGGTGTACATACCGGAGACTCCATCGTTGTCGCACCAAGTCAGACGCTAAGCGACAGGGAATACCAGTTGTTACGAAATGTCTCCTTGAAAATCATACGTGCCCTGGAAATTGAAGGCGGGTGTAACGTACAGCTTGCGCTTGATCCACACAGTTTCAACTACTACATTATTGAAGTAAACCCGAGGGTAAGCCGTTCATCTGCACTTGCTTCTAAGGCAACAGGTTATCCAATTGCGAAGCTTGCAGCGAAAATAGCGGTAGGTTTGACGCTCGATGAAATGATGAACCCTGTCACAGGAAAAACATATGCATGCTTTGAGCCAGCACTTGATTATATCGTAACAAAAATCCCTAGGTTCCCATTTGATAAGTTCGAATCCGCCAACCGACGACTTGGAACTCAAATGAAAGCAACCGGAGAAGTAATGGCAATCGGAAGGACGTTTGAAGAGTCTCTTCTTAAGGCCGTTCGTTCATTAGAATCCAACATCTCCTACCTTGAGCTTGAAGGAAGCGAAGGGTTTTCAGATGAACTAGTGGAAAAAAGAATCAGAAAAGCTGGAGATGAAAGATTGTTTTATATCGCTGAAGCAATAAGAAGGGGCGTTACCATTCAAACTATCCATGACTGGTGCGAAATCGACCTGTTTTTCCTGCAAAAGTTGCATAAAATTTTGGCGATGGAAGAGTTCATCACTAGCAATAATGGTTGCCTCTCCACGTTGATTGAAGCAAAAGAAATGGGATTTAGCGACGAGACGATCGCTAAACTATGGTCTACAACCGAAAGAGATATCTATGAACTACGTCTTCAAGAAACAATAGCACCTGTATACAAAATGGTGGATACTTGCGCGGCTGAGTTTGAATCCAGTACCCCTTACTACTATGGGACGTATGAAGATGAGAATGAGTCAGAAGTTACCGAAAAAGAAAGCATCGTCGTACTGGGCTCTGGTCCAATCCGAATCGGCCAGGGAGTTGAGTTCGACTATGCAACAGTCCATTCAGTTTGGGCCATTAAGGAAGCGGGTTATGAAGCAATCATCATCAACAACAACCCAGAAACAGTATCAACAGACTTCAGTATTTCTGACAAGCTTTATTTTGAGCCGTTAACAATCGAGGATGTCATGAATATCATCAATCTCGAAAAGCCAAAAGGCGTCGTCGTGCAATTTGGCGGCCAAACGGCAATCAACCTTGCAGCGGAATTAGAAGCAAGAGGAGTAAAGATACTTGGTACTACATTAGAAGATTTAGATCGTGCAGAAAACCGAGATAAATTCGAACAAACTTTAAACACCCTTGAAATACCACAACCTAAAGGGAAAACAGCCATCTCTATCCAAGAGGCAATTGCAATTGCCGAGGGAATCGGCTACCCAGTGCTTGTGCGTCCATCCTATGTCCTGGGCGGTCGTGCGATGGAAATCGTCTACAAGTCGGAAGAACTTTTACACTATATGAAAAACGCGGTAAAAATTAACCCTGAACATCCTGTACTGATTGATAAATACATGACAGGTAAAGAGATTGAAGTTGATGCGATCTCAGATGGAAAAGATGTATTCATTCCAGGAATCATGGAGCATATCGAACGCGCCGGTGTTCACTCAGGTGACTCAATTGCGGTTTATCCTCCGCAAACATTGAGTGAGGCTATTAAAGAACAAATCATCGACTATACAAGAAGGTTGGCACAAGGCCTGAACATTATTGGATTACTAAACATTCAATTTGTCATCTATAAAGAGGAAGTCTATGTAATCGAAGTAAACCCAAGATCAAGCCGTACCGTTCCATTCTTAAGCAAAATAACCCATGTGCCGATGGCCAAAGTAGCAACCAAGATTATCTTGGGAGAAAGTCTTGCAGCTCAGGGCTACGGTTCTGGACTTCAACCAGAAACAAAAGGAGTTTTCGTGAAAGTGCCGGTGTTCTCATTTGCAAAACTACGGAATGTCGACATCACGCTTGGACCAGAAATGAAATCTACTGGGGAAGTCATGGGGAAAGACATTACTCTTGAAAAAGCACTATATAAAGGTCTCGTCGCATCAGGAATATCCATTAAAACTTACGGCTCTGTGTTGTTCACCATTGCCGACAAGGATAAAGAAGAAGCACTTCAACTGGCAAAAAGATTCCACCGTATCGGGTATAAACTTTTGGCAACAGCCGGAACTGCCGAGTTCTTTGGCGAGTCGGACATCCCGGTAACGGTTGTTAATAAAATTGGTGGAGAATCACCAAACCTGATTGATGTGATCAGAAAAGGGCAAGCACAATTTGTTATCAACACGTTGACAAAAGGAAAGCAGCCAGCACGAGACGGATTCAGAATCCGCCGAGAGTCAGTGGAAAACGGGATCCCTTGCTTGACTTCACTTGATACAGCAAAAGCAATCCTGAGAGTACTAGAATCGATGACTTTCTCCATCGAATCGATTGAAACGTTAGAAAGCACAGAAAAAGAGGCGGTGTACAGCTAATGAAAAAAGCTTGGATGACCATCATCTCTCAAACTAATATTGCGCGTAACATCTATGAAATGACGTTAGAAGGAGAACTCGTCGATCTGATGAGTTCCCCTGGTCAGTTCGTTCATATCCGTGTGACAGAAGGATTTGACACCCTTTTAAGGCGTCCGATCAGTATCTCTTGCATCGATAAAGAGAATAGACAATGTAAGATCACCTACAGGGCTGAGGGAAAAGGAACGATGCTTTTGGCTTTGAAACAGCCCGGTGAAAAGCTGGACGTATTAGGCCCGCTCGGGAACGGTTTTACTGTGGATGAATTACAACGCGGCGATCATGCATTGATTGTTGGGGGAGGAATCGGTGTCCCTCCACTGCTAGAGCTGACCAAACAATTAAACCGCAGAGGAGTAAGTACCACCCACGTACTTGGCTTTCAATCAAAAGAAGACGTTTTTTATAAAAATGAATTTGCATACTTTGGCGACACTTATGTGGCGACGGTTGATGGGACTTACGGTACAGAAGGCTTCGTGACAAATGTGCTAGAGGAGATTCAACCACCTTTCACGACACTTTTTGCATGCGGACCAACCCCGATGCTTGGCGCACTTGAAAACTTATATCCTGATAAAAACGTCTACCTCTCTCTTGAAGAGCGGATGGGCTGTGGCATCGGCGCTTGCTTTGCTTGTGTCTGCCATCTTCAAAATGATCCAGAAGGGTATTCTTACAAAAAAGTTTGTACAGATGGTCCGGTATTCCGAGCAGGGGAGGTTGTACTATGAGTTGCTTATCTATCAAATTACCTGGACTAGACTTGAAGAATCCAATTATGCCTGCATCCGGATGCTTTGGGTTTGGCAGAGAGTATGCCAAGCTCTATGACTTGAATGTACTTGGAGCAATCATGATTAAAGCCACCACTGCAGAGCCTAGATTTGGTAATCCGACCCCAAGAGTGGCCGAAACGAATGCGGGGATGCTGAATGCAATCGGCTTGCAAAACCCCGGATTAGAAAAAGTTCTTTCTGAAGAGCTACCATTCTTAGCGAACTACAATGTTCCCATCATTGCTAATGTTGCAGGTTCCTTAATTGAAGACTACGTCAAGGTGGCAAAAGAAATTTCCGCGGCCCCAAATGTCCATGCACTGGAATTAAACATATCCTGTCCCAACGTAAAAACAGGAGGGATCGCGTTTGGAACGGACCCTGCAGTAGCCTTTGAAGTAACGAAGGCAGTAAAGGAAGTTTCAGAAGTGCCGGTTTACGTAAAATTGTCCCCAAACGTTGCAAACATTTCAGAGATTGCTGTGGCTATTGAGCAGGCTGGAGCCGATGGATTGACGATGATCAACACATTGCTCGGAATGAGAATCGATTTGAAAACAGGACGACCTGTACTGGCAAACGGTACAGGTGGATTATCCGGTCCTGCAATCAAGCCGGTAGCAATACGTATGATTCATGAAGTCAGCCAAAAGGTTTCCATCCCGATCATTGGTATGGGAGGGGTACAATCTGCCGAAGACGTTTTAGAGTACCTCTTTGCAGGCGCAAGTGCCGTTGCAGTCGGAACCGCAAATTTTGTGGATCCATTCATATGTCCTACCATCATCGAAGAACTTCCTTATAAAATGCACGAATTAGGATTTGAGCATATTTCAGAGTGTATCGGAAGGAGCTGGAAGCAGCATGCAAAAATCGCTTATAGTCGCACTTGATTTTCCTGGAAGAGAGGAAGTCTTGAGGTTTCTTTCTCAATTCGGTAAGGAGAAATTGTATGTAAAAGTAGGAATGGAACTGTTTTACCAAGAAGGGCCTGGGATTGTTGAATATCTAGTTGCAGAAGGTCACGATGTATTTCTTGATTTGAAGCTTCACGATATACCCCATACCGTTTATCAAGCAATGAAAGGTCTTGGTAAGCTAGGAGTGACGATGACCAATCTCCATGCTGCTGGTGGCAAAGAAATGATGAAGGCCGGGTTGGAAGGTTTGATGGAGGGGGCGGGTGAACGACGCCCAAACTTGATAGCTGTCACTCAGCTTACTAGTATGACGGAAAAACGCATGCAAAAGGACCTTAAGATTAGTGCTTCGCTTGATGAAGTAGTTCTGCACTATGCACGGAATGCATTTGAATCCGGTTTGGATGGAGTGGTATGTTCGTCGCTAGAAGCAACCATGCTGCGTGATGCCTTGGGAGCGGAATTCAAAAAAGTGACACCAGGGATTCGATTAAAAGAAGACAGTGTGGATGACCAGAAGCGAGTGGTTACTCCAATGGAGGCCCGTAAGTTTGGCGCAACAGAAATCGTGGTAGGGCGCAGCATCACCCGTGCTAACGACCCACGCAAGGCTTATGAAGCAATCTTACAACAATGGCAGGGAGTGGAGATAGGATGAACGAGCTTATGAACAGAACAGTGGCAGAAGATTTATTGGAAATTAAAGCGGTATTTTTCCAACCCAATGACCCTTTTACATGGTCTTCAGGAATTAAATCACCTATTTATTGTGACAACCGTTTGACCATTTCTTATCCACGAGTTAGAAAAAACATTTCTGAATCTTTGTCACGATTGATTGTTTCAAAGTTTCCTAATGTGCAGGTGGTAGCAGGCACAGCGACAGCAGGCATTCCACATGCTGCATTAGTGAGCAATGAACTGAACCTGCCGATGTGCTATGTTCGAAGCAAGGCGAAAGCACATGGAAAAGGAAATCAAATTGAAGGAAGAGTAGAAGCCGGGCAGAAGGTAGTTGTCGTGGAAGATTTGATTTCCACAGGCGGGAGTGCCATCGCGGCAGTTGACGCACTAAGAGAAGCCGGATGCGAAGTGCTTGGTGTGGTCGCCATTTTTACATACGGTCTGGAAGTAGCCGATGATAATTTATCCAATTACGAGATTGAAGCCCATGCATTGTGTGATTATCAGACTTTGATGGATGTTGCGATTGAAAAGGAATACATTGGAGAAGGTGACCGCAAGAAGCTTTCGAAGTGGGTGGAGAACCCGACAAGCGAGACTTGGATGGAGTTTTAAGGATTGTTTTTGAGGTTCCCTCAGACGGATGTGGTCTGGGGGATTTTTTGTGTTGGGGTTAGATTAATGGAATAGAAGATTACCTACTTTTTAGAATTAGGTAGATGAAGTTGCAAAAATGTAGAATATGAGAGTTTAGAGGTAGTAGGGAGGTTGGGAAATGTACAAGCGGATCCGGGAAATGTAGAAGGTCGCACCAAAAGTGATAGAAGGTTGCGATTTAAATGTAGAAGGTGGAATTGAAGGGAGGAAGGTTGCTGTTGAAAACATGGGACTCCCCTGATGTCCCAAGCGTGAGGTCCCATTCCTTTGCGAGAAGCTTGTCGGAGTCACAAAAAATTAGAAGGTTACCTACTTTTGAAATTAGGTAGCTGAAAAGCAAAAGTGTAGAATATGAGAGTTTAAGTGTCGAAGGACGACTGGGAAATGTACAAGCGGATCCGGGAAATGTAGAAGGTCACACCAATAGTGGTAGAAGGTTGGGATTTAACTGTAGAACCTCCACGAAGAACCCCAACCAGTCCAGTAAACCCAATAATTAGAATTGAAAAATCCAAAAAATCTCTAAATAAAGCAGGGAACCCACCAATAAATGTCGAAATATGTAACTAAACAAAAAAAGAAAGGTGTGAAGTATTGAATAAACAAACATACCGTCGTTCTATCATGCAATGTAAGCTTGATGCCTTACATAGAAGGCTGTCACCTCAACATGAAAAATACCCCCAGATTGAGAGTGAATTAGGCAAAAGACGTTCTGGAGACTTTGGTGAAAACTCCATAGATTATTATTTGTCGCAATCAAGTGGAATTCAAGATTGTATAATAGTAAAAGGGGCAAGGCTACTCCTTAATAATCATCATTTCCAAATGGATACTCTTCTACTGTTTCCTTCATTTTTTATCCTCTTAGAAACCAAACACTTAACTGGAACACTTCTTTTTGATCCGGATTACCAACAACTCATTCAAATTAAGAAAGAAGATTTAAATCATGAGATTTCTAGGCAAGAGCCGATCCTCCAAGTGAAAATGCAATATAATCAATTTAAGCGGTGGTTAGAAAACCAAGGGATAGAAGGGTACCCAGGGTATTGTTTTGTAGGTGTGACAAACCAAAATGCTATTGTAAAAGCACTTTCCAACCCAGCCCTAGTACAAGAATTCGTGGTGAGAAGCCCTGCACTGACAATCAAAATCAACGACATTCAAGCCAACCAGCAGCAAACCCGCTCCACCATATATTCCCCAAAAGAAATATCCTTACTGATTACCAAACATCATGCTCTAAGAAACATAAATATCCTCAAAGAGTTCGATATAGATCCTACAGAGATAATGACAGGTGTTGCTTGCCCTGATTGCAACAAACTGGCTATGGAGAAGCATCCAAGAAAATGGAGCTGCCCTAATTGCAAACACCAATCAAAGAATGCTCACACTCAAACCCTGATTGATTATTCTTTTTTATTTGGTACAAACATTTCAATTAGAGAAATGTGCAGAATTTTACACATAAATAACGTACGTAGTGTAAGAAGAATGTTAAAAGAGTTATCACTCAATCGAATCGGAACCACTTACAACTCTAGATATTGCCTAGAAAGTCTCCGAAAACAACAAAACGCACCCAGTTCAGAGGGTGCGTTTGTTCACTTCATCATATTAGATTAGCTTTTCAATTTCGCTGTCTTTTTTAAGATCTTCTACAAGAGTTTGTAGTTTCTTTTGTGTTTCTTCTTGTTCAAGTTGACCGCGAATTTGGTCTTCCACTTCCGCAAGTTCTGGGAATTCGTTTGCAGGCGCTTCTTCTCCTTCAGGAGCTTCAGCTTGTTGAGCTTCATTTTGCTCTTTTGCTTGGTTATAGTATTCTTTAATCTGCTCGTCCGTTACTTTTGTTTCAGGGAATTCTTTTTCCATGTATTTTTGAAGAGCTAGTTCTTCAGAGATTTGAGCCTTCAAAGTTTCCATTGTCAGTGGGCTTTCTTCTAGAGCCTCTTCGAATTTTTCTTCGCTTTCGTAATTAGCTTTGATGTCCTTGATGTAATCTTCAATTTCTTTTTCGCTTGTTTTATAGCCTTTGCTTTCTACTTCTTGAGAAAGAATTTGTTGATCGATCAATGCGTTTAATGTTTGGTCTTTCATCGCTTTAGCGTCTCCGCCTTGACCAAACTGCATCATCATCATTTGAGTTTGTTGAAGCATTTCATTATATTCCTGGCCTTTGATTTCCTGACCGTTAACTTTGGCCACAACTTTTTCAGGATCCACTTCTTCGACTTCAGGAGTTTGTTGTTCTTGTCCTTCTTGTCCTTCTTGAGCTTCTTTGTTTTCATTTCCTTCTTTAGAAGCATTGTTACCATCAGAACCGCATGCAGCTAATAGAACAGCTGTTAACATTGCTACTAGAAACATCGTCAATTTCTTTTTCATGTTGTTACCCTCCATTTAAAAAACATTTGAAACTATTTTTCCATTTAAACATGGTTTTTATGAGGAAGCAAATAATTACCCTTCTTTTTGTTAAAATAAACCTGAATTGTGATTATATTTAAACTAATTCAAGAGAAAAGCACCCGCAATACAAGCAGGTGCTCTTACCTATTTCCTCAATCCAATAATCATTTCCTCATCCGGTGTCACATAAACAGTCTGTTGTTGTTCGTAGATGACAAAACCCGGTTTGGAGCCGGACGGTTTTTTTACATGCCTTACTTTTGTATAATCAACCGGTACAGAACCGGAATGGCGCGCTTTACTGAAATAGGCAGCGATGGTCGCTGCTTCTTTGATGGTCTCTTCAGAAGGCTCATCACTTCTAATGACAACATGAGACCCAGGGATGTCCTTTGTATGCAGCCATACATCATCCCTGCGTGCAACACGGTTTGTCAGGTGATCATTCTGTTTGTTGTTTTTTCCGACTAGAATCTCTGTGCCGTCACTTGACGTGTAAGTTTCAAGAACAGGCTTTTGAGGTTTAAGTTTTTTGCGCTTTTGCTTCATGCGCAAATAGCCTTCTTCCATCAGTTCTTCCCGGATTTCCTGGATATCCTTTGGAGAAGCGGTTTCTACTTGTTGGTTCAGCATTTCGAAATATTGAATTTCCGACTTGGCTTTTTCGATTTGTTCCTGCACGATAGCTAGTGAGTTTTTCGCTTTTTGATATTTGTTAAAGTAGCGTTGTGCATTACTTGAAGGGGAACGCTGCGGATCCAGTGTAATGGTGATGGTTCCGGCATTCTCATCATAATAATTCACCACAGTTACTTCAGTATCTCCCCGTGATATCTGATAGAGGTTGGCGGTCAAAAGTTCTCCGTAAAGTTGGAATTTTTCAGCGTCCCTGGCATCGTCTAACGTCTTCTCTAGTTTCACAATTTTCTTTTCATTTTTTTGAATTTCATTTGAGATAAATCTCTCCAAGTCATTTGCTTGCTGTTTGACTCTGTCTCTTGAGGCTTTCCCGAAGTAGAAGCGATCAAGGGTTTCGCTGAGCGTGGAGAAAGATTTGCTTTCCCCTTTAATGTGTTCCAAATCAACTAAGTAAAATACCTCTTTGTTTCCATCTGTGATGATTTGAGGGGAGAGGTCCAAAGCTTTTATTTTTCCCACTAAAGTCATAAAGCTCTTCGGTAAAGTGTCCCTATTGGCAAGACCAGCTCTGAAAACAGCTTCTTTAGCAAACAAAGGAGAAATTCCGGCAAAAGTGTTTACTAACTGTTTATCAAGTCTTCCTCCGATATAATCAAGTTTTCTTTGTACGGTTTCTTCGGTAGCTTCAAGTGGATTAAGTTTATCCTGAACAGGCGGCAGTACATAGATCTGGCCAGGTGTCAGGCTGCGATGTCTGTTTTGTGCCATTGGGACATGTTTGATGCTGTCTAAAATCATCTGCTTTTCTTTATCTACAAAAATGATGTTCGAATGGCGTCCCATAATTTCTACGATAAGCTGTTTATAAGAAACATCCCCAATTTCATTTCGTGCTTTCACATCAAAAACGATGATTCGGTCCATCTCAATTTGGTGGATCTGGGTGATGATACTGCCCTCTAAATGCTTTCTAAGCAGCATGCAAAACATCGGTGGCTCTGAAGGATTATCATAGGATTCCTCTGTCAAATGCATTCTTGCATAGCTTGGGTGCGCACTAATTAGCAGCTTATGATTGGTTCTTCCAGAGCGAATGGTTAATATAAGCTCATTTTTATAGGGCTGATAGATTTTCGTGATTCTCCCGCTTTCTAGCTTTTCCTTCAACTCCGCGGTCATTGCGTATGTAAAAATACCGTCAAAACTCATATATGTAAACTTCCCTTCTAATTACAAAACTAATAAATTTCTCTTTTATCATTATATCTTAACAATCTTGATAACACCCAAAAAGTATATCATTTTTTTGGACGAGTCCGAATAGACTTTCTTAGATAGATTTTGTGCAAAGGTTGTGAGGTGGAACAGATGAAATGGCATGAAATGAGAGCAGAAGAAGTCGAAGAACAGATCAATTCCGATTTTGAAGCGGGCT
This window of the Sutcliffiella horikoshii genome carries:
- a CDS encoding dihydroorotate dehydrogenase, with the translated sequence MSCLSIKLPGLDLKNPIMPASGCFGFGREYAKLYDLNVLGAIMIKATTAEPRFGNPTPRVAETNAGMLNAIGLQNPGLEKVLSEELPFLANYNVPIIANVAGSLIEDYVKVAKEISAAPNVHALELNISCPNVKTGGIAFGTDPAVAFEVTKAVKEVSEVPVYVKLSPNVANISEIAVAIEQAGADGLTMINTLLGMRIDLKTGRPVLANGTGGLSGPAIKPVAIRMIHEVSQKVSIPIIGMGGVQSAEDVLEYLFAGASAVAVGTANFVDPFICPTIIEELPYKMHELGFEHISECIGRSWKQHAKIAYSRT
- the carB gene encoding carbamoyl-phosphate synthase large subunit; this translates as MPKRLDIQSILVIGSGPIVIGQAAEFDYAGTQACIALREEGYRVILVNSNPATIMTDQEMADKVYMEPLTVEFVSRIIRKERPDAILPTLGGQTGLNLAVELAEAGVLEECNVQILGTKLSAIQKAEDRDLFRTLMNELGEPVPQSEIITNLEEAFEFIKEVGYPVIVRPAYTLGGTGGGICSDEEELIEIVTSGLKNSPVTQCLLEKSIAGFKEIEYEVMRDSNDNAIVVCNMENIDPVGVHTGDSIVVAPSQTLSDREYQLLRNVSLKIIRALEIEGGCNVQLALDPHSFNYYIIEVNPRVSRSSALASKATGYPIAKLAAKIAVGLTLDEMMNPVTGKTYACFEPALDYIVTKIPRFPFDKFESANRRLGTQMKATGEVMAIGRTFEESLLKAVRSLESNISYLELEGSEGFSDELVEKRIRKAGDERLFYIAEAIRRGVTIQTIHDWCEIDLFFLQKLHKILAMEEFITSNNGCLSTLIEAKEMGFSDETIAKLWSTTERDIYELRLQETIAPVYKMVDTCAAEFESSTPYYYGTYEDENESEVTEKESIVVLGSGPIRIGQGVEFDYATVHSVWAIKEAGYEAIIINNNPETVSTDFSISDKLYFEPLTIEDVMNIINLEKPKGVVVQFGGQTAINLAAELEARGVKILGTTLEDLDRAENRDKFEQTLNTLEIPQPKGKTAISIQEAIAIAEGIGYPVLVRPSYVLGGRAMEIVYKSEELLHYMKNAVKINPEHPVLIDKYMTGKEIEVDAISDGKDVFIPGIMEHIERAGVHSGDSIAVYPPQTLSEAIKEQIIDYTRRLAQGLNIIGLLNIQFVIYKEEVYVIEVNPRSSRTVPFLSKITHVPMAKVATKIILGESLAAQGYGSGLQPETKGVFVKVPVFSFAKLRNVDITLGPEMKSTGEVMGKDITLEKALYKGLVASGISIKTYGSVLFTIADKDKEEALQLAKRFHRIGYKLLATAGTAEFFGESDIPVTVVNKIGGESPNLIDVIRKGQAQFVINTLTKGKQPARDGFRIRRESVENGIPCLTSLDTAKAILRVLESMTFSIESIETLESTEKEAVYS
- a CDS encoding dihydroorotate dehydrogenase electron transfer subunit produces the protein MKKAWMTIISQTNIARNIYEMTLEGELVDLMSSPGQFVHIRVTEGFDTLLRRPISISCIDKENRQCKITYRAEGKGTMLLALKQPGEKLDVLGPLGNGFTVDELQRGDHALIVGGGIGVPPLLELTKQLNRRGVSTTHVLGFQSKEDVFYKNEFAYFGDTYVATVDGTYGTEGFVTNVLEEIQPPFTTLFACGPTPMLGALENLYPDKNVYLSLEERMGCGIGACFACVCHLQNDPEGYSYKKVCTDGPVFRAGEVVL
- the pyrE gene encoding orotate phosphoribosyltransferase, whose product is MNRTVAEDLLEIKAVFFQPNDPFTWSSGIKSPIYCDNRLTISYPRVRKNISESLSRLIVSKFPNVQVVAGTATAGIPHAALVSNELNLPMCYVRSKAKAHGKGNQIEGRVEAGQKVVVVEDLISTGGSAIAAVDALREAGCEVLGVVAIFTYGLEVADDNLSNYEIEAHALCDYQTLMDVAIEKEYIGEGDRKKLSKWVENPTSETWMEF
- the pyrF gene encoding orotidine-5'-phosphate decarboxylase; the protein is MQKSLIVALDFPGREEVLRFLSQFGKEKLYVKVGMELFYQEGPGIVEYLVAEGHDVFLDLKLHDIPHTVYQAMKGLGKLGVTMTNLHAAGGKEMMKAGLEGLMEGAGERRPNLIAVTQLTSMTEKRMQKDLKISASLDEVVLHYARNAFESGLDGVVCSSLEATMLRDALGAEFKKVTPGIRLKEDSVDDQKRVVTPMEARKFGATEIVVGRSITRANDPRKAYEAILQQWQGVEIG
- a CDS encoding Rqc2 family fibronectin-binding protein, producing MSFDGIFTYAMTAELKEKLESGRITKIYQPYKNELILTIRSGRTNHKLLISAHPSYARMHLTEESYDNPSEPPMFCMLLRKHLEGSIITQIHQIEMDRIIVFDVKARNEIGDVSYKQLIVEIMGRHSNIIFVDKEKQMILDSIKHVPMAQNRHRSLTPGQIYVLPPVQDKLNPLEATEETVQRKLDYIGGRLDKQLVNTFAGISPLFAKEAVFRAGLANRDTLPKSFMTLVGKIKALDLSPQIITDGNKEVFYLVDLEHIKGESKSFSTLSETLDRFYFGKASRDRVKQQANDLERFISNEIQKNEKKIVKLEKTLDDARDAEKFQLYGELLTANLYQISRGDTEVTVVNYYDENAGTITITLDPQRSPSSNAQRYFNKYQKAKNSLAIVQEQIEKAKSEIQYFEMLNQQVETASPKDIQEIREELMEEGYLRMKQKRKKLKPQKPVLETYTSSDGTEILVGKNNKQNDHLTNRVARRDDVWLHTKDIPGSHVVIRSDEPSEETIKEAATIAAYFSKARHSGSVPVDYTKVRHVKKPSGSKPGFVIYEQQQTVYVTPDEEMIIGLRK
- a CDS encoding nuclease-related domain-containing protein, whose product is MNKQTYRRSIMQCKLDALHRRLSPQHEKYPQIESELGKRRSGDFGENSIDYYLSQSSGIQDCIIVKGARLLLNNHHFQMDTLLLFPSFFILLETKHLTGTLLFDPDYQQLIQIKKEDLNHEISRQEPILQVKMQYNQFKRWLENQGIEGYPGYCFVGVTNQNAIVKALSNPALVQEFVVRSPALTIKINDIQANQQQTRSTIYSPKEISLLITKHHALRNINILKEFDIDPTEIMTGVACPDCNKLAMEKHPRKWSCPNCKHQSKNAHTQTLIDYSFLFGTNISIREMCRILHINNVRSVRRMLKELSLNRIGTTYNSRYCLESLRKQQNAPSSEGAFVHFIILD
- a CDS encoding SurA N-terminal domain-containing protein, with the protein product MKKKLTMFLVAMLTAVLLAACGSDGNNASKEGNENKEAQEGQEGQEQQTPEVEEVDPEKVVAKVNGQEIKGQEYNEMLQQTQMMMMQFGQGGDAKAMKDQTLNALIDQQILSQEVESKGYKTSEKEIEDYIKDIKANYESEEKFEEALEESPLTMETLKAQISEELALQKYMEKEFPETKVTDEQIKEYYNQAKEQNEAQQAEAPEGEEAPANEFPELAEVEDQIRGQLEQEETQKKLQTLVEDLKKDSEIEKLI